In the Streptomyces sp. f51 genome, one interval contains:
- a CDS encoding AAA family ATPase: MDFGTQGPEAPADLAWLRGVDAYTMGAYPQAEEEFRAAVRMDPGMADGWLGLHALRVDTTTALLRMFRHRDRFGEQRSRHRRTLNSWYWLGWWVQPVLESPRDLLLAHASHWLDGRHVPELDRALAGLPPVDADHQVRFLHACRAYLVKDWEQLVRHTDPLINDPMLGIEAGLFGGMARVRLEMYGQAEPLLSSALMRCRSEQPQRKELRYWLARAHEGTGRSAAALPLYRAVHRVDPSFMDTSARLAAIAEGDGYDDAAADLAAITLAGIGQDVLEGPDGMDALFGTEGRDLRLPDPDPSPPGGLPPQADGFREKAAMPVQPMPPGPTDPALLDEALAELERMVGLEPVKRQVKALSAQLNMARLRTGQGLPVQPPKRHFVFSGPSGTGKTTVARILGRVFYALGLLGGDHLVEAQRSDLVGEYLGQTAVKANELIDSAIGGVLFVDEAYSLSNSGYGKGDAYGDEALQVLLKRAEDNRDHLVVILAGYPEGMDRLLAANPGLSSRFTSRVDFPSYRPLELTSIGEVLAAENGDIWDEEALDELRSIAGHVVDQGWIDELGNGRFLRTLYEKSCAYRDLRLSGYPGTPSRDDLSTLRLPDLMQAYGEVLSGRGPQDPSAM, from the coding sequence ATGGACTTCGGCACGCAGGGTCCCGAGGCCCCGGCCGACCTCGCCTGGCTGCGGGGTGTGGACGCCTACACGATGGGCGCCTACCCGCAGGCGGAGGAGGAGTTCCGCGCCGCGGTCCGGATGGACCCCGGTATGGCGGACGGCTGGCTCGGGCTGCACGCGCTACGGGTGGACACGACGACCGCGCTGCTGCGCATGTTCCGGCACCGGGACCGCTTCGGCGAGCAGCGCTCCCGTCACCGGCGCACCCTCAACTCCTGGTACTGGCTGGGCTGGTGGGTCCAGCCCGTGCTGGAGAGTCCGCGCGACCTGCTGCTCGCGCACGCCTCGCACTGGCTCGACGGACGTCACGTCCCCGAACTGGACCGGGCGTTGGCCGGACTGCCGCCGGTCGACGCGGACCACCAGGTGCGGTTCCTGCACGCGTGCCGCGCCTATCTGGTCAAGGACTGGGAGCAGTTGGTGCGGCACACCGATCCGCTGATCAACGACCCCATGCTCGGCATCGAGGCCGGTCTGTTCGGCGGCATGGCCCGGGTCCGGCTGGAGATGTACGGACAGGCCGAGCCGCTGCTGTCGTCCGCGCTGATGCGCTGCCGCAGCGAACAGCCGCAGCGCAAGGAGCTGCGGTACTGGCTGGCCCGCGCCCACGAGGGCACCGGACGCTCCGCGGCGGCACTGCCCCTGTACCGCGCGGTGCACCGGGTCGACCCCTCCTTCATGGACACCTCGGCGCGGCTCGCGGCCATCGCCGAGGGGGACGGGTACGACGACGCCGCGGCCGACCTCGCGGCGATCACGCTCGCCGGGATCGGGCAGGACGTGCTGGAGGGCCCGGACGGCATGGACGCGCTGTTCGGCACCGAGGGACGCGATCTGAGGCTTCCCGATCCCGACCCGTCGCCGCCCGGCGGGCTGCCTCCCCAGGCGGACGGCTTCCGGGAGAAGGCCGCGATGCCGGTGCAGCCGATGCCCCCGGGACCGACCGACCCGGCCCTGCTGGACGAGGCACTCGCCGAGCTGGAGCGCATGGTGGGCCTGGAGCCGGTGAAACGTCAGGTCAAGGCGTTGTCGGCGCAGCTGAACATGGCGCGGCTGCGCACCGGGCAGGGCCTGCCGGTGCAGCCTCCGAAACGGCACTTCGTCTTCTCGGGACCCTCAGGCACCGGCAAGACCACGGTGGCACGCATTCTCGGCCGGGTCTTCTACGCGCTCGGGCTGCTCGGCGGGGACCATCTGGTCGAGGCCCAGCGGTCCGATCTGGTCGGCGAGTACCTCGGCCAGACGGCCGTGAAGGCCAACGAGCTGATCGACTCGGCGATCGGGGGCGTCCTGTTCGTCGACGAGGCGTACTCCCTGTCCAACTCCGGCTACGGCAAGGGCGACGCGTACGGCGACGAGGCCCTTCAGGTGCTGCTGAAGCGGGCCGAGGACAACCGGGACCATCTGGTGGTGATCCTCGCCGGCTACCCCGAGGGCATGGACCGGCTCCTCGCCGCCAACCCCGGCCTCTCCTCGCGCTTCACCAGCCGCGTGGACTTCCCCTCGTACCGCCCGCTCGAACTGACCTCCATCGGTGAGGTGCTGGCCGCCGAGAACGGCGACATCTGGGACGAGGAGGCGCTGGACGAGCTGCGCTCGATCGCCGGGCACGTCGTCGACCAGGGCTGGATCGACGAGCTCGGCAACGGCCGGTTCCTGCGCACCCTGTACGAGAAGAGCTGCGCGTACCGCGATCTGCGGCTGTCGGGATACCCCGGCACACCCTCGCGCGACGATCTGTCGACCCTGCGTCTGCCCGACCTCATGCAGGCGTACGGAGAGGTCCTCTCGGGCCGGGGCCCGCAGGACCCGTCCGCGATGTGA
- a CDS encoding hemolysin family protein translates to MSLLQLLFAALLVLANGFFVGAEFALVSVRRSQIEPLGTARSRQVLYGLERLPQMMAAAQFGITMCSLTLGAVAEPTVARLLEPLFEAVRLPEGVIHPLGYVIALAFVVFFHLVIGEMVPKNLAMAAPEKTALWLSPGLVAFARVCRPVTVGLGACAALILRLFRVEPKDEVEAVFTSEQLNRLVEDSGQAGLLDPEEQERLEDALELGSRPVTDVLLDGASLVTVDPSVTPGQVVALTARTGYSRFPVVAENGAFMGCYLHVKDVLDLEESERAVPQQMWRPMTTLRSELPLDDALTVMRRAATHLAQVADASGKVLGLVALEDVLELLVGEVRDPAHRLVAPVRVAEPRPSQAEEALAS, encoded by the coding sequence ATGAGCCTGCTCCAACTGCTGTTCGCGGCCCTGCTGGTGCTCGCCAACGGATTCTTCGTCGGCGCCGAGTTCGCCCTCGTGTCCGTTCGGCGCAGCCAGATCGAACCGCTCGGCACCGCCCGCTCCCGCCAGGTCCTCTACGGCCTGGAGCGCCTGCCGCAGATGATGGCGGCGGCCCAGTTCGGCATCACCATGTGCTCGCTGACCCTCGGCGCGGTCGCGGAGCCCACGGTCGCCCGGCTGCTGGAACCGCTCTTCGAGGCCGTCCGGCTGCCCGAGGGGGTCATCCACCCCCTCGGCTATGTGATCGCGCTCGCCTTCGTCGTCTTCTTCCACCTCGTCATCGGCGAGATGGTCCCGAAGAACCTGGCGATGGCCGCGCCCGAGAAGACGGCCCTGTGGCTGAGTCCCGGCCTGGTCGCCTTCGCCCGGGTGTGCCGTCCCGTCACGGTGGGCCTCGGCGCCTGCGCGGCGCTGATCCTCAGGCTGTTCCGGGTCGAGCCCAAGGACGAGGTCGAGGCGGTGTTCACCAGCGAGCAGCTCAACCGGCTGGTCGAGGACTCCGGACAGGCGGGACTGCTCGACCCCGAGGAGCAGGAGCGTCTGGAGGACGCCCTGGAACTCGGCTCCCGCCCCGTCACCGATGTCCTGCTGGACGGCGCCTCGCTCGTCACCGTCGATCCCTCGGTCACCCCGGGCCAGGTCGTCGCGCTCACCGCGCGCACCGGGTACTCGCGGTTCCCGGTGGTCGCGGAGAACGGCGCCTTCATGGGCTGCTACCTCCATGTGAAGGACGTCCTCGACCTGGAGGAGTCCGAGCGTGCGGTCCCGCAGCAGATGTGGCGGCCGATGACGACCCTGCGGTCCGAACTCCCGCTGGACGACGCCCTCACCGTGATGCGCCGTGCCGCCACCCACCTCGCCCAGGTCGCCGACGCCTCCGGCAAGGTCCTCGGCCTGGTGGCGCTGGAGGACGTACTGGAACTGCTGGTCGGCGAGGTACGGGACCCGGCGCACCGCCTCGTCGCGCCGGTCCGGGTCGCGGAGCCGCGACCCAGCCAGGCCGAGGAGGCGCTGGCGAGCTGA
- a CDS encoding hemolysin family protein has translation MTIPLLLLGAAFLLILANGFFVAAEFGLVTVERPDAEKAAAEGDKRAGTVVESLKELSFQLSGTQLGITITSLVVGMLAEPALAQLLGGPFRALGLPEGAVPGVAVVTGMLLASAVQMVVGELVPKNWAVSKPLQVARFVAGPQHVFSRLFRPVIAALNTVANRLVRALGVEPAEELASARTPGELVSLARHSARAGALEQDTADLFVRTMSLADLTAQHVMTPRVRVSALQSSATAEDVVNLTRATGLSRFPVYRERIDEIVGMVHLKDALAIPSHDRLRTPVGRIAQAPLLVPETLPVQPLLERLRSEQPIAVVVDEYGGTAGVVTLEDIVEELVGEVRDEHDDVQGEQPELAAAPPEDGRPAWDADGSCRVDILQRIGLDVPEGPYETVAGLVADLLGRIPAPGDKAELPGWRLVVRQVGHYRAERVRLVRTALAPEAVR, from the coding sequence ATGACCATCCCCCTGTTGCTCCTTGGCGCGGCGTTCCTGCTGATTCTCGCCAACGGCTTCTTCGTGGCCGCCGAGTTCGGCCTCGTCACCGTGGAGCGCCCCGACGCCGAGAAGGCCGCGGCCGAGGGCGACAAACGCGCCGGCACGGTCGTCGAGTCGCTCAAGGAGCTGTCCTTCCAGCTCTCCGGCACCCAGCTCGGCATCACCATCACCTCCCTCGTCGTCGGCATGCTCGCCGAACCGGCCCTGGCCCAGCTTTTGGGCGGCCCGTTCAGGGCGCTCGGACTGCCCGAGGGCGCGGTGCCCGGCGTGGCCGTGGTGACCGGCATGCTGCTGGCCTCGGCCGTGCAGATGGTGGTCGGTGAACTCGTGCCCAAGAACTGGGCGGTGTCCAAGCCGCTCCAGGTGGCCCGCTTCGTCGCCGGCCCGCAGCACGTCTTCTCCCGGCTGTTCCGGCCGGTGATCGCCGCGCTGAACACGGTCGCCAACCGGCTCGTCCGCGCGCTGGGCGTGGAACCCGCCGAGGAACTGGCCTCCGCCCGCACCCCCGGCGAACTCGTCTCCCTCGCCCGTCACTCGGCCCGCGCCGGCGCGCTGGAGCAGGACACGGCGGACCTCTTCGTCCGCACGATGTCCCTGGCCGACCTCACCGCGCAGCACGTCATGACGCCTCGGGTGCGGGTCAGCGCCCTCCAGTCGTCGGCCACCGCCGAGGACGTGGTGAACCTCACCCGCGCCACCGGTCTGTCCCGCTTCCCCGTCTACCGGGAACGGATCGACGAGATCGTCGGCATGGTGCACCTCAAGGACGCCCTCGCGATCCCCTCGCACGACCGCCTGCGCACCCCCGTCGGCCGGATAGCGCAGGCCCCGCTGCTCGTCCCGGAGACGCTGCCCGTACAGCCCCTCCTGGAGCGGCTGCGCTCCGAGCAGCCGATCGCCGTCGTCGTCGACGAGTACGGCGGCACGGCCGGCGTGGTCACCCTGGAGGACATCGTCGAGGAACTCGTCGGCGAGGTCCGCGACGAGCACGACGACGTCCAGGGCGAACAGCCCGAGCTCGCCGCCGCTCCCCCCGAGGACGGCAGGCCCGCCTGGGACGCGGACGGAAGCTGCCGCGTCGACATCCTCCAGCGCATAGGCCTCGACGTGCCCGAGGGGCCGTACGAGACCGTCGCGGGCCTCGTCGCCGACCTGCTCGGCCGGATCCCGGCCCCGGGTGACAAGGCCGAGCTCCCGGGCTGGCGGCTCGTGGTGCGGCAGGTCGGTCACTACCGTGCCGAACGCGTCCGCCTGGTGCGGACCGCGCTCGCCCCGGAGGCCGTCCGATGA
- a CDS encoding PH domain-containing protein, whose product MSDLPALPITFRPSRTRAVLLTAGASILVVITTVAMLLEQLGPGERASFIFTAALLFGVLVLLSRPKVVADESGVTVVNIASRRHLDWAEIVQVNLRPGDPWVFLDLSDGTSLPVLGIQPGIARQRAIEDARALRALASARAIPEPDGHRDEHRG is encoded by the coding sequence ATGTCGGACCTTCCAGCCCTCCCCATAACCTTCCGCCCCTCCCGGACCCGGGCCGTACTGCTCACCGCGGGCGCGTCGATCCTTGTGGTCATCACCACGGTCGCCATGCTTCTGGAGCAGCTCGGTCCGGGGGAGCGGGCGAGCTTCATCTTCACCGCCGCGCTCCTCTTCGGCGTGCTCGTGCTGCTCTCGCGGCCCAAGGTGGTCGCCGACGAGAGCGGTGTCACCGTCGTCAACATCGCGAGCCGGCGGCACCTGGACTGGGCGGAGATCGTCCAGGTCAACCTGCGTCCCGGCGACCCCTGGGTGTTCCTCGACCTCAGCGACGGCACCAGCCTGCCGGTGCTCGGCATCCAGCCGGGCATCGCCCGGCAGCGCGCCATCGAGGACGCCCGTGCCCTGCGCGCCCTGGCCTCGGCCCGCGCGATCCCGGAGCCGGACGGGCACCGGGACGAACATCGGGGCTGA
- the hisG gene encoding ATP phosphoribosyltransferase, which yields MLRIAVPNKGSLSGPAADMLHEAGYQQRRESKELRIVDPNNEVEFFYLRPRDIAIYVSSGRLDIGITGRDLLVDSGAHAEEILPLGFARSTFRFAAKPGTANGIADLKGRTIATSYEGIVAGHLADHGIDASVVHLDGAVETAIELGVAEVIADVVETGTSLRNAGLEIFGEPIMKSEAVVIRRVGAGPTEDAEPKVQQFLRRLQGVLVARTYVMMDYDCRAEHLEKAVALTPGLESPTISPLHNEGWVAVRAMVPSKEAQRIMDDLYELGARAILTTAIHACRL from the coding sequence ATGCTGCGCATCGCCGTCCCCAACAAGGGTTCCCTCTCAGGACCTGCGGCGGACATGCTGCATGAGGCCGGCTACCAGCAGCGCCGGGAGTCCAAGGAACTGCGGATCGTCGACCCGAACAACGAGGTCGAGTTCTTCTACCTCCGCCCCCGCGACATCGCGATCTACGTCTCCTCCGGCCGCCTCGACATCGGCATCACCGGCCGCGACCTGCTGGTCGACTCCGGGGCCCACGCCGAGGAGATCCTCCCGCTCGGCTTCGCCCGCTCCACCTTCCGCTTCGCCGCCAAGCCGGGTACCGCGAACGGCATCGCGGACCTGAAGGGCAGGACGATCGCCACCTCGTACGAGGGCATCGTCGCGGGCCACCTCGCCGACCACGGCATCGACGCCTCCGTCGTGCACCTCGACGGCGCCGTCGAGACCGCCATCGAACTCGGTGTCGCCGAGGTCATCGCGGACGTCGTCGAGACGGGCACCTCGCTGCGCAACGCCGGCCTGGAGATCTTCGGCGAGCCGATCATGAAGTCCGAGGCCGTCGTCATCCGCCGCGTCGGCGCCGGCCCCACCGAGGACGCCGAGCCCAAGGTGCAGCAGTTCCTGCGCCGCCTCCAGGGCGTGCTGGTCGCCCGGACGTACGTGATGATGGACTACGACTGCCGCGCCGAGCACCTGGAGAAGGCCGTCGCGCTCACCCCCGGTCTGGAGTCGCCGACCATCTCGCCGCTGCACAACGAGGGCTGGGTCGCCGTCCGCGCCATGGTCCCCTCCAAGGAGGCCCAGCGGATCATGGACGACCTGTACGAGCTCGGCGCGCGGGCCATCCTGACCACGGCCATCCACGCCTGCCGGCTCTGA
- a CDS encoding phosphoribosyl-ATP diphosphatase: MSNKTFEELFTELQHKAATGDPATSRTAELVGKGVHAIGKKVVEEAAEVWMAAEYEGKDAAAEEISQLLYHVQVMMVARGISLDDVYAHL, translated from the coding sequence ATGTCCAATAAGACGTTCGAGGAGCTCTTCACCGAGCTCCAGCACAAGGCCGCCACGGGCGATCCCGCCACCTCACGCACCGCGGAACTCGTCGGCAAGGGCGTTCATGCCATCGGCAAGAAGGTCGTCGAAGAGGCCGCGGAGGTCTGGATGGCCGCCGAGTACGAGGGCAAGGACGCCGCCGCCGAGGAGATCTCCCAGCTGCTCTACCACGTCCAGGTGATGATGGTCGCGCGCGGGATCTCCCTCGACGACGTGTACGCGCATCTGTAG
- the ribH gene encoding 6,7-dimethyl-8-ribityllumazine synthase: MSGKGAPELSVRNCGDLRVAVIAAQWHDKVMDGLVDGALRALRELGIDEPTLLRVPGSFELPVAAKVLAGRGYDAIVALGVVIRGGTPHFEYVCQGVTQGLTQVSIDTGVPIGFGVLTCDTEEQALDRAGIEGSNEDKGHEAVTAAVATAATLRSVSEPWH; the protein is encoded by the coding sequence GTGAGCGGCAAGGGTGCACCTGAACTGTCCGTACGCAACTGCGGCGACCTGCGGGTCGCGGTCATCGCGGCACAGTGGCACGACAAGGTGATGGACGGTCTCGTCGACGGCGCGCTGCGCGCCCTGCGCGAGCTCGGGATCGACGAGCCGACCCTGTTGCGGGTCCCCGGCAGCTTCGAACTGCCGGTCGCCGCCAAGGTCCTCGCGGGCCGCGGCTACGACGCGATCGTCGCGCTCGGCGTCGTCATCCGCGGTGGAACGCCCCACTTCGAGTATGTGTGCCAGGGCGTCACCCAGGGACTCACCCAGGTCTCCATCGACACCGGCGTCCCCATCGGCTTCGGTGTACTGACCTGCGACACGGAGGAGCAGGCCCTGGACCGCGCGGGCATCGAGGGCTCCAACGAGGACAAGGGCCACGAGGCGGTGACGGCCGCCGTGGCGACCGCGGCCACCCTCCGCTCAGTATCTGAACCCTGGCACTGA